A single window of Sphingobacterium sp. ML3W DNA harbors:
- a CDS encoding rod shape-determining protein yields MGLFNWFTQEVAIDLGTANTLIIYNDKVVVDEPSIVAFDRTTNKVIAIGRQAMQMEGKTHDNIKTVRPLRDGVIADFTAAEHLIRGMVKLVNNGKSWFFPSLRMVVCIPSGITEVEKRAVRDSAEIAGAKEVYLIHEPMAAAVGIGIDVEEPMGNMIIDIGGGTTEIAVIALSGIVCDQSIRVAGDNFDSDIVQYIRRQHNIMIGERTAEKIKIEVGAALPELQDPPEDFAVQGRDLMTGIPKQITVSYTEIAHCLDKSISKIEEAILKALEITPPELSADIYQTGIYLTGGGALLRGLDRRIQAKTKLPVHIAEDPLRAVVRGTGIALKNIGRFKFLMQS; encoded by the coding sequence ATGGGTTTATTTAACTGGTTTACACAAGAAGTTGCCATCGATTTAGGTACCGCAAATACCTTAATCATCTATAATGACAAAGTAGTAGTTGATGAACCTTCAATTGTAGCTTTTGATCGTACGACTAACAAAGTAATTGCAATCGGACGTCAGGCAATGCAAATGGAGGGTAAGACACACGATAATATAAAAACAGTACGTCCCCTTCGGGATGGTGTTATTGCTGATTTCACTGCCGCTGAACATTTGATTCGTGGTATGGTGAAATTAGTTAACAATGGTAAAAGTTGGTTCTTTCCTTCTTTAAGAATGGTTGTTTGTATTCCTTCAGGAATTACTGAAGTAGAAAAGCGTGCCGTACGTGATTCTGCAGAAATTGCAGGTGCAAAAGAGGTTTATTTGATTCATGAGCCAATGGCAGCAGCTGTAGGTATCGGAATCGATGTTGAAGAACCAATGGGTAATATGATTATTGATATTGGTGGGGGAACTACAGAAATTGCAGTAATAGCGCTTTCTGGGATTGTTTGTGATCAATCAATCCGTGTCGCTGGTGATAATTTCGATTCGGATATTGTTCAATACATTCGTAGACAGCATAATATCATGATTGGTGAGCGTACTGCGGAAAAGATTAAAATTGAAGTTGGAGCTGCTCTACCTGAGTTGCAGGATCCACCTGAAGATTTCGCTGTTCAGGGTCGTGATCTTATGACCGGTATTCCTAAGCAGATCACTGTATCGTATACCGAAATTGCACATTGTTTGGATAAATCTATTTCGAAAATTGAGGAAGCAATTTTGAAGGCATTGGAAATCACTCCTCCAGAATTATCTGCAGATATCTATCAAACGGGAATATACTTGACTGGTGGAGGTGCTTTATTGAGAGGTTTAGATCGCAGAATTCAGGCTAAAACAAAATTACCGGTACATATCGCTGAAGATCCTCTTCGCGCAGTTGTACGTGGTACGGGAATAGCATTGAAGAATATCGGAAGATTTAAATTCTTAATGCAATCATAA
- the mrdA gene encoding penicillin-binding protein 2: protein MNSFFARKFVIQGIIISIAILIIARLFYLQIIDDSYIHSANSNVMRKVIVYPARGVILDREGQVLVQNEPVYDLMVTPREAKDIDTALLCQLINIDKEGFIKRMNKAKAHSPYRASAFEKQLSSRTYAHLQEYLYRFRGFYVQNRTVRSYPDSIAAQFLGYVNEVNEKDIERSNSFYRPGDYIGRTGVERSYEDLLRGKRGVKNLMVDALNRPKGVFMEGRYDTLAVAGEGLVSSLDRELQILGEKLMKNKMGSIVAIEPSTGEILAYVSSPSYNPNDMVGRETGNNLMKLLKNKSNPLFNRPIQASYPPGSVFKVVAALTAQQAGVIDENTNFFCAHGYRYGGGRAVMGCTHYHGPTSLIQSIQVSCNTYYGYTFAKMIDSRGLSGPKAYDLWYEAISKFGIGHPLGIDLPGEKGGLLYKSDYFTKRYGNDKWRSSFNISLSIGQGEMGVTPLQMANIMAIVANRGFYYRPHLIKGIGDKKIVKEEFTEKISAGVDAKYYTPIIEGLSRAVNMGGGTAFANRIADIEMCGKTGTAQNPHGEDHAVFFAFAPRDNPKIAIAVFVENAGYGGVWAGPIASMMVEKYIKDTITMPKHIQDRIYNANFMPVQKVEVKKTEVKKATDSTKSKQDTTKNITRITAAIPQEYSFYHNVVKRVHE from the coding sequence ATGAATAGTTTTTTTGCACGTAAATTCGTTATCCAGGGCATTATTATTAGTATTGCAATATTAATAATAGCTAGGCTATTCTACCTTCAAATTATCGATGATTCTTATATACATTCTGCAAACAGTAATGTGATGCGGAAAGTTATCGTATATCCTGCTCGTGGTGTCATATTAGACCGAGAAGGTCAGGTTTTAGTCCAAAATGAGCCTGTATATGACTTAATGGTTACACCTAGAGAAGCGAAGGATATAGACACGGCATTGTTATGTCAATTAATTAATATTGATAAGGAAGGCTTTATAAAGCGTATGAATAAAGCAAAGGCACATTCACCTTATCGTGCTTCTGCGTTCGAAAAACAGTTATCCTCTCGCACCTATGCGCATTTACAAGAATATTTATATCGCTTTAGGGGATTCTATGTACAAAATAGAACTGTCCGCAGTTATCCGGATAGTATAGCGGCCCAGTTTCTAGGATACGTTAATGAGGTAAATGAGAAAGATATTGAAAGATCAAATAGTTTTTATCGCCCTGGAGATTATATAGGTCGAACAGGTGTTGAACGTTCTTACGAAGATTTATTGCGCGGAAAAAGAGGTGTTAAAAATCTAATGGTCGATGCATTAAATAGACCGAAAGGTGTATTTATGGAAGGCCGATATGATACTTTAGCGGTTGCTGGTGAAGGATTGGTATCGTCTTTAGATAGAGAATTACAAATCTTAGGTGAAAAACTGATGAAGAATAAGATGGGTTCTATTGTGGCAATTGAACCTTCTACCGGAGAAATTCTTGCATACGTGAGTAGCCCTAGTTACAATCCCAATGATATGGTTGGGCGCGAAACAGGTAATAATTTAATGAAATTATTAAAAAACAAAAGTAATCCACTTTTTAATCGACCTATTCAGGCATCTTACCCGCCAGGTTCCGTCTTCAAGGTTGTGGCAGCCCTTACTGCTCAGCAAGCTGGTGTTATTGATGAAAACACCAACTTCTTTTGTGCGCATGGCTATCGTTATGGAGGAGGTAGAGCTGTCATGGGATGCACGCATTACCATGGTCCTACTTCGCTAATACAATCAATTCAAGTCTCTTGCAACACCTACTATGGTTACACGTTTGCAAAAATGATTGATTCACGTGGTCTTTCCGGTCCTAAAGCTTATGATTTATGGTACGAAGCAATTTCAAAATTCGGTATTGGTCATCCACTGGGTATTGATCTACCTGGTGAAAAAGGAGGCTTATTGTACAAATCAGATTATTTCACCAAAAGGTACGGAAATGATAAGTGGCGTTCATCATTTAATATTTCATTGTCCATTGGTCAGGGAGAAATGGGGGTTACTCCCCTTCAAATGGCGAACATAATGGCTATTGTTGCAAATAGAGGGTTTTACTATCGACCGCATTTAATAAAGGGAATTGGAGATAAAAAGATAGTCAAGGAAGAGTTTACAGAAAAAATATCTGCCGGCGTAGATGCTAAATATTATACACCTATTATAGAAGGCTTAAGTAGAGCAGTCAATATGGGAGGAGGAACCGCTTTTGCAAATAGAATAGCAGATATCGAAATGTGTGGTAAAACGGGTACAGCGCAAAATCCACATGGTGAAGATCATGCTGTATTTTTTGCTTTTGCACCTAGAGATAATCCTAAAATTGCTATTGCTGTATTTGTTGAAAACGCAGGGTATGGAGGTGTTTGGGCTGGTCCAATTGCGAGTATGATGGTGGAAAAATACATTAAAGACACCATTACTATGCCCAAGCATATCCAAGATCGTATATACAATGCCAACTTCATGCCTGTTCAAAAAGTTGAAGTCAAAAAGACAGAAGTAAAAAAGGCAACAGATTCAACTAAAAGTAAGCAGGATACTACGAAAAATATAACCCGCATAACAGCAGCAATTCCACAAGAGTATAGTTTTTATCATAACGTTGTAAAGAGAGTTCATGAATAA
- the mreC gene encoding rod shape-determining protein MreC, protein MKSLWLFLRRYNAFFWFILFFGFSMFLVVTNNTFQRASALNSSNSFIGNIYEKINSWKSYLSLTETNDGLVKENANLRAKLENYLTTDSVKMLQPAIDSSDFGRYEFITASVINNSIHRKSNYLTLSKGSLDGIEKGMGVLAPNGVVGIVLNVTPHFSTVQSLLHPDTKISVTLDHSDVFGSLVWGNNVDYRFAMVKEIPNHVKVKTAEKVFTSDYSGHFPKGILVGAVVETGISSGDSFLDLRILLSTNFSNLDHVYVVKDRLAKELKQLEETNQDNG, encoded by the coding sequence ATGAAATCCCTCTGGTTATTCCTTAGACGTTACAACGCTTTCTTTTGGTTTATCCTATTTTTTGGATTTTCGATGTTCCTGGTTGTCACCAATAACACCTTTCAACGCGCTAGTGCACTGAACTCATCAAATAGTTTCATAGGTAATATCTATGAAAAGATAAATTCTTGGAAAAGTTATCTTTCACTAACGGAAACCAATGATGGATTGGTTAAAGAAAATGCTAATTTAAGAGCTAAATTAGAGAACTACCTGACTACAGATAGTGTTAAGATGCTACAACCTGCTATTGATAGTAGCGATTTTGGACGTTATGAATTTATCACCGCAAGTGTCATCAACAACAGTATCCACCGTAAAAGCAATTACTTAACTTTAAGTAAGGGATCTTTGGACGGTATAGAAAAAGGGATGGGAGTACTCGCTCCTAATGGTGTAGTAGGTATTGTTCTTAATGTAACACCACATTTTTCTACAGTTCAATCGCTCCTTCATCCAGACACTAAAATTTCTGTTACTTTAGACCATAGTGATGTCTTTGGTTCATTAGTATGGGGAAACAATGTAGATTATAGATTTGCAATGGTTAAAGAAATCCCAAACCATGTTAAAGTTAAAACTGCAGAAAAAGTCTTTACATCAGATTATTCCGGGCATTTTCCTAAAGGTATTCTAGTGGGAGCTGTCGTAGAAACGGGGATCTCTTCTGGCGATTCTTTTCTGGACTTAAGAATTTTATTAAGCACCAATTTTTCAAATCTGGATCATGTATATGTCGTTAAAGATCGATTAGCAAAAGAATTAAAACAATTAGAAGAAACGAATCAGGACAATGGCTAG
- a CDS encoding M1 family metallopeptidase, producing MRNLSYLFVFLFLLPFITKAQLLSNKEEFSRKDSLRGQLTPLRTCYDVTYYHLDIDVDIKKRSISGNNLIKFKTLADFNRIQIDLFDNMAIDKILYKGKKLKYTREFNAVFIDFPSQIKAKSIDSINVYFSGVPHQANRAPWDGGFDWKKDSNDKPWIASANQGVGASLWWPNKDHQSDEPDSVLISVTVPKDLINVSNGRLRSVETIGKKKSKFNWFVSNPINNYNIAINIGDYVHFQDSFSGEKGKLDIDYYVLRENKNRAKPHFEANVKPMLSAFEYWFGPYPFYEDSFKLVETSHLGMEHQSGIAYGNRFLNGYLGRDGSGTGWGLKWDFIIIHEAGHEWFGNNITASDIADMWIHESFTNYSESLYIDYYFGKKAGQEYLHGNRRSIQNKTPLQGQYHVNNEGSGDMYNKGGVLHNMIRTIIADDHKWRNILRGLNSKFYHQQVNYDDIVNYINQESGFNFSSIFEQYVKTTAIPVLIITDQDDGKIKAKWKNTVDNFEMPIYIGTADNNLKAINITNDDQTLNIPNLSKENIKIDTFNYYIDVQKN from the coding sequence TTGAGAAATTTATCCTATTTATTCGTATTTCTTTTTTTACTCCCTTTTATTACAAAGGCACAATTATTATCCAACAAAGAAGAGTTTTCCCGTAAAGATTCATTACGAGGTCAATTGACCCCATTAAGGACGTGTTATGATGTCACTTATTATCATCTTGACATAGATGTTGATATCAAAAAAAGAAGTATTTCTGGGAATAACCTTATCAAATTTAAGACCTTAGCGGATTTCAATCGTATTCAGATTGATCTATTTGACAATATGGCTATCGATAAGATTCTTTATAAAGGAAAAAAACTTAAATATACCCGTGAATTCAATGCTGTATTTATAGACTTCCCTTCACAAATCAAGGCAAAGAGTATAGATTCGATAAATGTCTATTTCTCTGGGGTTCCACATCAAGCGAATCGCGCGCCTTGGGATGGAGGATTTGACTGGAAAAAAGACAGTAATGACAAACCCTGGATAGCGAGTGCAAATCAAGGTGTTGGAGCTAGTTTGTGGTGGCCTAATAAAGATCATCAATCTGATGAACCCGATAGTGTCCTCATCTCGGTAACTGTCCCCAAAGATCTCATAAATGTTTCAAATGGTCGATTAAGAAGTGTTGAAACCATTGGCAAGAAAAAGTCCAAATTCAATTGGTTTGTCTCAAATCCCATAAACAATTACAACATTGCAATCAACATCGGAGACTATGTCCATTTTCAAGATAGTTTTAGCGGTGAAAAAGGTAAGCTAGATATTGATTACTACGTACTACGGGAAAATAAAAATCGGGCAAAACCACATTTCGAGGCGAATGTTAAACCGATGCTCAGCGCTTTTGAATATTGGTTTGGCCCCTACCCTTTTTATGAAGACAGTTTCAAACTTGTAGAAACGTCTCACTTGGGTATGGAGCATCAAAGTGGTATAGCATATGGCAATCGTTTTTTAAATGGCTATCTGGGCAGAGATGGGTCAGGTACAGGTTGGGGGCTCAAGTGGGATTTTATTATCATCCACGAAGCGGGACACGAATGGTTTGGCAATAACATCACTGCATCAGATATTGCTGACATGTGGATACACGAAAGCTTTACTAACTATTCGGAATCACTATATATTGACTACTATTTTGGTAAAAAAGCGGGTCAGGAATACCTCCACGGAAACCGTCGAAGCATACAAAACAAAACACCTTTACAGGGACAGTATCATGTGAACAATGAAGGATCCGGAGATATGTACAACAAAGGTGGTGTACTGCACAATATGATCCGGACAATCATAGCTGACGACCATAAATGGCGCAACATTCTTCGTGGATTAAATTCAAAATTTTATCATCAACAAGTTAATTACGATGATATAGTCAATTACATCAATCAAGAATCTGGTTTTAATTTCAGTTCAATATTTGAGCAATATGTAAAAACCACAGCCATTCCAGTTCTCATAATCACGGATCAAGATGATGGAAAAATCAAAGCAAAATGGAAAAATACAGTTGATAATTTCGAAATGCCTATCTACATTGGAACAGCTGATAATAATTTAAAAGCAATTAATATCACGAATGACGATCAAACATTAAATATACCCAATCTATCAAAAGAAAATATAAAGATTGACACTTTTAATTACTACATTGACGTTCAGAAAAATTAA